ATATTAAAAAATATTCACCAGATATACTAATGCTTTCAGCGATGATTGCTCCAACAATGGAGGTTATGAAAATGACTGTTAAATATTTGAGAGATAAAGGAGTAATTGAAAATTTAAAAATAATGGTAGGAGGAGCACCTTTAACAGAAGAAATAGCTGCATCTATGGGAGCATATTATTCGGCAGATGCTGTAAGTGCAGTAGAAGTCGCTAGAAAATTATTAAATATTTAATAAAAAGCTAAAATTAAAATCTTATATAAATTTTTTAGTAAAGTACAGATTTGAGCTCATTTTGTGAGATTTTTTTAATGTTTTCATCAGCAAGCATTTCTATAACTTCTTTGATTAGATTTAAATTATAACCTCTCTTTTTTAATAGCTTATAATCTTTATCAAAGACTTTGGTAGTTACTATATCAAGCATTTTTTAGTCCTCCTTGTCGAGAGCCTCAAAAATCTCTTTTGTGGTTTTATAAACAGGACGTGATATTTTGCCAGTTAGAATATCATTTGTTTCCTTCAGTGCTTTTATTGTTTCAGCATTAAAATTATTTATTTTTACCTCAAAAGGTAAACCACCAGTTCTAATCATTGATTTTACAAACATATTAAAGGCAGTAGACATATTTAAACCTAGTTCATTACATATTTCATTAAATATTTTTTTATCTTCATCATTTAATTGTATGTTGATAGTAGTTACTCCCATTTTGATACCTCCTTAATATCTAATATATATTAAATGTAGAATAAAGTCAATCTGTTGTAAATCTAAGAGTTGCATTTTTATTTTAAATTCCTTAGCTGTAATAATTTCTTTATCCCTTGATTATGATAATATATTAAAAATGATATAATAAAAATAGGACTGGTATTTAAAAGGAAAAAAGTAGAGTCTAGTTATAGTTATGAAAAAAATGATTTTAATGTAAAGAATTAAAATAGCAATTTATAATATATCTTCTTTAGAAAAATCATAATAAAGTTAATAAAAAAAGCTGAAACAAATTTTTATTTGAATCAGCTTTTTCTTTTAAATTAAAATGAATATTTAGCTCCAACTCCAACCATGATAAGTTTATTGCTATCTATGATAGGAGAATCACCAATTTCTGATGAGAATCTATCAGCAGATAGAAAAGCTAAAAGTGTAATTTTGTCATTCAGGTAATATTCAGCAGCTAAGCTAAGTCCTAAAGAGTAAGCAGTATCTGGTGAATAAGTATCAGTTATTTTTCCTCCTAATTCGTTGCTGTCTATTCCAAAGTAGTAATCAGCATAATTAGATGAATAAATGCTTGCTCCAAATGATGGAATTAATGTAAAGTTATCAGTAACTCTATAAGGTTTGATTATACGGGCACTTCCTTTTAAGCCTCTTTCTCCACCAGAAAAAGCAACTAAAGCAGTCATATCATAGAAATTTAAGTTATATGACAATACCATTCCAAGAGAAACTTGAGGTTTTCTATCATCAATAGTTCTATATCCATGATCCAGTTTACTTCCTTTTATAGGAAAACCATCAAAAGGGTTTACAAATAGAGATAGAGTAAAGTCGTCTTCACTGTACATATCATATCCCATAGTTATTCCAGCTATATAAAAATCATCATATCTGACATCTAAAACAGGAATCGGGTAAGTGATTGAATCCCCTTTGAAAAAGTGATTAGTGACACCTACACCAGCACCAATTTGAAATTTATTTTCACTTTTAGCTAAGCTTAATGATGAACATAAGACAAAAGCAGAAAGTAAAGTAATTATTTTCTTCATGAAAAACCTCCCCAGTAAAATTAGGACTTAGAGGATTTCTGTTCTCTTCTAAGTTTGATAAAATTATAATTTCCATGTACTTTTCTTTTAAAACTCAACATATTATTTGTAGGAAAAATACCAATTCTTCTGATTTGAAATAAATCTTCAGAAAAAGATAAATCTCCTGAATCAGTTGCTACAGCAAAAGAGTACCCAGAATTTCTAACAAATTCTTTAACCTGTTCATTAAGATCTCCATAAGGATATGCAAAACATACAAGTTTTTCTCCTAACTTTTCTTCTAAGTATTGAGTAGATTTAGTTATCTCTTCTTTCGCTTGTTCAAAAGGTATATGGGCAAGCTTTTGATGCGTCATAGTGTGTCCACCAAATTCTATACCATATTCCTGCATTTCCTTTATCATATCCCATGTCATAAGTGGGAATTTTTTTTCAGGATTTTCAGGAACTTCGACGTCCCATTTATTATAATTTAAGTGTGATACTAAATATATAATACAATTAAATTCATATTTTTTCAAGATGGGAAATGCAATTTTGTAATTATCTTCATAACCGTCATCAAAGGTAAGTATAACATATTTTTTCCCATTGTTAAATCTATTTCTATAATTTATCTTTAGGAGCTCTTTGAAAGTTATAGGGTGATAATTATGTTCTGTAAGATAACGCATATGTTCATCAAATTTCTTTGCAGTAATATATGTTCCATGAACTCCACCTTCACTTTCATCATTAACTACTCTGTGGTACATGATTACAGGAATATCATATTTTCTTTTAAGAACATATAATCGAGCATATATTTTTTCAATTTTATCAGTGATTATATTCAAATCAAATTCTTTTTCTACATTTTCCCTTAAACTGAATAATTCTTTTTTGGTAAGTGTGAAAGCTGATTCTACATCATTTTTAAGAAGATTCCAGTTAAAATTTTCAGAATTTGAAAATTCTATATCCCCAAAATTTGAAGCAAGTGCATCAGATAGATTATTATTAGTAATAAGTCCAATATATTTTGCTTCACCAATAGCTATGACAGGTTTTCCAGATAAGATTCCTTCAACTGCCACTCTCCCAGCTCCTACAATAATATCTGATTCTTTTATTTTTTCAGGAACATCATTTACATATCCCATAAATTTTATATTTTTGTTTTTAAAGAATTTTTGAAATTTTTCAGGAATATCCTTTCCACCAATCAATCTTATTTCCAGATTTTTCATGTCAGAAAGTATTTCCAGTAATTTATAAGCCACTTCTCCTTTAGGACCAGAAAGTCTTCCTATTATAGAAAGAATTTTTTTGCTTTCATCTTTTTTTTGAGTAGCAAAAGGATATTCTATAGTATTGATAGGATTTCTTAATACTACAGTATTTTTAGGGGAAACCCCAAGTTCATTTATCAAATGTGTTTGAATATTTTCACATACTGGAATAGTTAAATCACCAAATGCTTTAAATATTTTTCTGCTCAAATGTACTGGCTGCCTTCCATGTGTAGTAGTGATAAGAGGTATGCCAACAATTTTACATGCAATCTGAGAACTCCACGAAGAAGCTCTTGAATGTGCATGAACTATGTGTATATCATTTTCTTTTATTATTTTTAAAAGAGTTTTTATTTGATTTATACGTTCGCTAAGTCCTCTTTTATTAAATTCTAATTTTATATATTTTGCTTTGCTTTCTTTTGTGAGAGTGTCTGAAACTATAATTACATTATTTCCTCTCTTAATAAGTTCATCACTAAGAGTAACACCATAAACCTCTGCTCCAGTAACTTCTAACTGAGAAAGCGCCATAAGAATATTCATTATCCCTCCTAGTAAATTATTTTAAGTTCTCTGGGTTTAATACTTTCAACTCATCAAGAACAAAGATGCCGTCTTTTCTGATTAGAACATCATCAAACCAGATTTCTCCTCCACCCCATTCTTCTCTTTGAATTAAAACAAGATCCCAGTGGATACTTGATTTATTTCCATTGTCAGCAGCCTTGTAAGCCTGTCCAGGTGTAAAGTGGATACTTCCAGCTATTTTTTCATCAAAAAGAGTATCTTTCATAGGTTTTAAAACATATGGATTAACACCAATAGCAAATTCTCCTATATATCTTGCTCCTTCATCAGTATCTAAAATTTGATTGATTTTTTCATTGTCATTACTTGTAGCTTTTATTATTTTTCCATCTTTAAATTCAAAAGTTACATTTTCAAATGTAAATCCTTGATAGTTAGATGGTGTATTATATGAAATAATTCCATTGACACTGTCTTTGACAGGAGCAGTATATACTTCTCCATCGGGAATATTTCTAAGTCCATAACATTTTACATTTGGAATATTTTTGATGGAAAAAGAGATATCAGTACCATTTCCTTTTATTCTTACCTTATCAGTTTTATTTAAAAGAATTGATAAAGATTCCATAGCTTTTTCCATTTTAGAATAATCCAGACAGCATACATCAAAGTAAAAATCTTCAAATGCTTCAAGTGATGTACCAGCAAGTTGTGCCATAGAATTATTTGGATATCTTAGAACTACCCATTTAGTGTTATTTACTCTTTCTTTTAAATGTACAGGGTTGGTAAAATATTCAGAATATATTTTCATTTTATCAGCAGGAACATCTGATAGTTCAGTAGAATTATCAGTTCCTCTGATAGCAATATATGCGTCCATATCCTTCATTCTTTCTAATTCATATTTAGCCATCATTTCTATTTGCTCTGTGCTGCACCCTTTTAACAATTCTCTTAATATAGCTTGATCTTTATTTGTTACAAAGGGATATCCTCCAGCTGCATATGTTTCTTTTATTAAAGCTCTTACCAGATTTTTAGAAGCTTCGCCAAAAGATTCTATTAAAACTTTTTCACCTTTTTTTATTCTACAAGAATGGCTGATAAGATTTTTTGCTAATTTTTCAATTCTTTGATCCACGATATTCACCTCATAAGTATTTTAAAATCTTCGTATAAATTATACTATATATGTAGCAAGAATACAATATTGACTCTCTTTAAAATAGTAAAATATATAATGATAAAAAATAAAAAAGGATAATACTCAAAGTTAGAATGGTAACATTCTAAAAATACTGAAAAAATATTCCAGCTGTTTTTAATAAGAATATATATGTCAGTCGGAATAATTAACTTCCAAAAATATTGAAAAAATCTGAAAATAAAAAGGAGTTGTTTAATTTGCAACAACTCCAGTTAAATTTATTGATTATTTGGAAATTTATTCTTACACACGATTATCCTTTTTATGTTTAGTTTATTAAACTGAATACAGGTTTTTTGTCATACTTTATATTTATTTTATGCAGCATAAATTATAAATTTTCTGACATAGTGAATCATCTTGATAAAGACAACAGTAATTATTAAAGCAGCACTTAAAGATAAAAATAATCCAATATTATGCCATAGTATATAATGTCTGCTGTTTAAAGTATAAAGATAATTTGAATATTTTAATACAGCTGTTGCACCTATTGCCAATGGAAATGTAAATGAAGCATAGCTTGGATTAAAAGAAATTCTTAGTATTCTGAAAAAAGATACATACACAAGAAGTGTCATAAATATAGCCAGTGGTAAAAGTATGTACACTATAATTTCAGAAGGATTGCTGAATACTGTAAGATATCCTGCAAGACATAGACTAGGAGGAGCTGCCATTATTGCAAAAGTTGGAAGTCTTCCATCATCTATAGGTTCTATAAATATTATTCTATACATCATAATTGGAAGCATAATCAGGTATAAAATAAATCCAATATAAAATATTATATGTGTAAGATTAGGAAAATTCATGCTGGCTCCTGAAACACAAGCTACCACTATTCCAACTGGTGGAATGAACCAGCTAGGAATAACATGATCCAAGTCAAAGCTTTTTACCCTATGATAAAAAAAGATAAAGCAAAATATAATATGAACTGCTATTGCAATCAGCCATAAAACTCTTCCAAGAGTCAAATAATAATTGGCAATAAATCCTGCTAGTACCATTAAAGTCATATCCATAGTAGGAATAAAACTTCCTAGTGTTGGGTGCTTTAATTCATTTTTCAATTGGTCGAAATGAAGGCAGTCTTTAATAAAAATCACTGCTACTAGAAAAAAAGAAATAAAATCTCCAATGTAGATGGGAATTTCCCCTAAAAATGTACTAAGTGCTCCTGATATACCTGATATTCCAAGAGCAAGTCCAGTAAGTGCTACAGGCATATCTCTAAACTTATGAATTACCTTTTTCATTAATTACCTCCATGTATTTTATAATTTTCAATTTATATTATCATAAAGATATAATAAAATAAAATTATAAATATTTATATTTTAATAAAATTAAATTATGTTTAAAAGAATTTAAAAAAATTCCATAAACAAAATAAAATAGAAAACAGGAAGTAAAAAAGAGAAAGAATAAAAAATATATAATCTTAAAATTTATTGCTTGATAAAATAAATCTGTATGAGGGGAATAAAAATAAATGATAAAAAATAAAAATAGAAAAAATATAATCTTAAGATTTTTTATTTGATAAATAAAACTATATAATATGAAAATATAGAAAATAGAATATAAATATAGCCAAATATGAAAATATTAGAGAATAGATATATAAAAATATTGAGAAATAAAAAAGAGAATGAACTATAGTAAAACCTAGTTTTAGAATATCTCACGTGAAAGAATATATAACTCTCTCTAACTTTAATCTTCTATAATTTAATTTTACTTTTATCATTCTCTTAAACTTTTTAGAATATGTTGCTGATAGTTTTTATAAGCTCATTTTTCAATTGAGGCTCAGCTTCAGTAAATTCAAGATTCATTTTATTAGCAGTACTTACAACTCTTGTCTGATATTTATTCATATCTCCACTGTCTTCAGTTGCATAAATATTTCTTCCTTGAGTACCTTGAGTAGTTGCATTTATAGAAAGTTTGCTGACTTTAGTGTTTGTTTTTTCACTAACTAAAATATCAGTTATCATAGTGTAGTAGCTGTCTTCAACAAGAGCATCTGAAAGAACTCCAATTGCTCCTCCAACAATTCCCCAACCTACAGCAGTATTAACCGATCCAGTATTGTATCCTCCAATAGCAGCACCTATTCCAGCTCCAGCCAGCCCATTTAAAGCAGCTTCAGAGTCTTTCAAATCCATTTTACCTAGTTGCAAGATATTTACCTGCAGCCAGTAATTAGCATTTTTAGGAACAGAAACTATTTTATACCCTTTTGCAATTAGAGTATTTTTTATTTCATTTTCTACTTCTAAATTGTTAGTTGAAGTATTTTTTACCTGTACAAAAACTGTCTTGTCCATTATGTTTTCTGGGTTCAACCATATTGTTTCAGAAAGTTTAGTTTCAGTAGCTAAATTTCTTTTCTTTATGGCTGTTTCTAGAGAACTACACCCAGATAAAAGTAATAACATAAGAGTTATCACTATTAGAAAATATTTTTTCATTATTCTTTCCTC
Above is a window of Fusobacterium varium DNA encoding:
- a CDS encoding addiction module antitoxin, RelB/DinJ family, with amino-acid sequence MGVTTINIQLNDEDKKIFNEICNELGLNMSTAFNMFVKSMIRTGGLPFEVKINNFNAETIKALKETNDILTGKISRPVYKTTKEIFEALDKED
- a CDS encoding 24 kDa outer membrane protein precursor gives rise to the protein MKKIITLLSAFVLCSSLSLAKSENKFQIGAGVGVTNHFFKGDSITYPIPVLDVRYDDFYIAGITMGYDMYSEDDFTLSLFVNPFDGFPIKGSKLDHGYRTIDDRKPQVSLGMVLSYNLNFYDMTALVAFSGGERGLKGSARIIKPYRVTDNFTLIPSFGASIYSSNYADYYFGIDSNELGGKITDTYSPDTAYSLGLSLAAEYYLNDKITLLAFLSADRFSSEIGDSPIIDSNKLIMVGVGAKYSF
- the pgaB_1 gene encoding Poly-beta-1,6-N-acetyl-D-glucosamine N-deacetylase precursor — protein: MNILMALSQLEVTGAEVYGVTLSDELIKRGNNVIIVSDTLTKESKAKYIKLEFNKRGLSERINQIKTLLKIIKENDIHIVHAHSRASSWSSQIACKIVGIPLITTTHGRQPVHLSRKIFKAFGDLTIPVCENIQTHLINELGVSPKNTVVLRNPINTIEYPFATQKKDESKKILSIIGRLSGPKGEVAYKLLEILSDMKNLEIRLIGGKDIPEKFQKFFKNKNIKFMGYVNDVPEKIKESDIIVGAGRVAVEGILSGKPVIAIGEAKYIGLITNNNLSDALASNFGDIEFSNSENFNWNLLKNDVESAFTLTKKELFSLRENVEKEFDLNIITDKIEKIYARLYVLKRKYDIPVIMYHRVVNDESEGGVHGTYITAKKFDEHMRYLTEHNYHPITFKELLKINYRNRFNNGKKYVILTFDDGYEDNYKIAFPILKKYEFNCIIYLVSHLNYNKWDVEVPENPEKKFPLMTWDMIKEMQEYGIEFGGHTMTHQKLAHIPFEQAKEEITKSTQYLEEKLGEKLVCFAYPYGDLNEQVKEFVRNSGYSFAVATDSGDLSFSEDLFQIRRIGIFPTNNMLSFKRKVHGNYNFIKLRREQKSSKS
- a CDS encoding conjugal transfer surface exclusion protein TraT; this encodes MKKYFLIVITLMLLLLSGCSSLETAIKKRNLATETKLSETIWLNPENIMDKTVFVQVKNTSTNNLEVENEIKNTLIAKGYKIVSVPKNANYWLQVNILQLGKMDLKDSEAALNGLAGAGIGAAIGGYNTGSVNTAVGWGIVGGAIGVLSDALVEDSYYTMITDILVSEKTNTKVSKLSINATTQGTQGRNIYATEDSGDMNKYQTRVVSTANKMNLEFTEAEPQLKNELIKTISNIF
- a CDS encoding potassium-tellurite ethidium and proflavin transporter, yielding MKKVIHKFRDMPVALTGLALGISGISGALSTFLGEIPIYIGDFISFFLVAVIFIKDCLHFDQLKNELKHPTLGSFIPTMDMTLMVLAGFIANYYLTLGRVLWLIAIAVHIIFCFIFFYHRVKSFDLDHVIPSWFIPPVGIVVACVSGASMNFPNLTHIIFYIGFILYLIMLPIMMYRIIFIEPIDDGRLPTFAIMAAPPSLCLAGYLTVFSNPSEIIVYILLPLAIFMTLLVYVSFFRILRISFNPSYASFTFPLAIGATAVLKYSNYLYTLNSRHYILWHNIGLFLSLSAALIITVVFIKMIHYVRKFIIYAA
- a CDS encoding Aminopeptidase T, producing the protein MDQRIEKLAKNLISHSCRIKKGEKVLIESFGEASKNLVRALIKETYAAGGYPFVTNKDQAILRELLKGCSTEQIEMMAKYELERMKDMDAYIAIRGTDNSTELSDVPADKMKIYSEYFTNPVHLKERVNNTKWVVLRYPNNSMAQLAGTSLEAFEDFYFDVCCLDYSKMEKAMESLSILLNKTDKVRIKGNGTDISFSIKNIPNVKCYGLRNIPDGEVYTAPVKDSVNGIISYNTPSNYQGFTFENVTFEFKDGKIIKATSNDNEKINQILDTDEGARYIGEFAIGVNPYVLKPMKDTLFDEKIAGSIHFTPGQAYKAADNGNKSSIHWDLVLIQREEWGGGEIWFDDVLIRKDGIFVLDELKVLNPENLK